The following are encoded in a window of Trichomycterus rosablanca isolate fTriRos1 chromosome 13, fTriRos1.hap1, whole genome shotgun sequence genomic DNA:
- the LOC134325693 gene encoding calpain-A-like, with protein sequence MPPPGVCLDIIKERQHKDGVGTLKNPNNFQNQDYENLLQFYLAGQWRFIDEMFPPDRSSIGENLLSEEQLAQVEWVRPTRLEQNPYLIVGGISRFDFAQGQLGNCWFLAAVGALTFKENILQAIFPAGQSFQKNYAGIFHFRFWRFGKWVDVVIDDKLPTINGQLIFAKPVKCKDPVHSNEYWPALLEKAYAKVCGSYADMQFGAVSEALMDFTGGVYVTLNLQNGDPQKVWELIYNANKANSMMGCGTPGRGDKNQVLPNGLVEGHAYTVTGVAKVISQNKPVDLVRLFNPWGSEEWRGDWSDISPLWSTVNEKENYRKVAEDGEFWMSGEDFCKTFCQLDICSVSPAFLDGSSENHWTYKSFDGSWLAGSTAGGRMELKDTFWRNPKFQVTIKSCDKNCGPNVLLSLMQKPDKRNRRLTRKLFIGFSIFKLPDEKENLGDKSPVSLFNDKTLVACTSTLYDCREVMNNCRLEAGEYLIVPYTYNANQTASFLLSVWSKTETHINETFTRAFAQRQFSCDDNQKVPVFGQASNQFKEINAEQLQKILNERTGVTQEDAQSSEGFSTDACQSIIAMMDHSVTGTLNTEEFQKLLDKVDFYKDLFKRMDGNKNAILSLRELRHAMEGTGYHVSDHLLKLINLRYGDYSGKITLQRFIHLALRLRCMSKIFQTLGKGHSMQLKEHEWMYLTMYS encoded by the exons ATGCCTCCTCCGGGTGTGTGTCTGGATATCATAAAGGAGCGGCAACACAAGGATGGTGTGGGCACACTTAAGAATCCAAACAATTTCCAGAATCAAGACTATGAAAATTTGCTGCAGTTTTATCTTGCCGGACAGTGGAGATTTATTGATGAAATGTTTCCACCAGACAGAAGTTCCATAGGAGAAAATCTTTTGTCTGAGGAACAATTAGCTCAAGTCGAATGGGTCAGGCCAACG AGACTGGAGCAAAATCCTTATTTGATTGTGGGTGGTATTTCCAGGTTTGACTTTGCCCAAGGACAACTGG gaaACTGTTGGTTTCTTGCTGCAGTTGGTGCTCTAACATTTAAGGAGAACATACTACAGGCGATATTTCCTGCTGGACAGTCATTTCAAAAGAATTATGCAGGAATATTTCATTTCAGG TTCTGGAGGTTCGGGAAATGGGTTGACGTTGTAATTGATGACAAACTACCAACCATCAATGGCCAGCTCATTTTTGCAAAGCCTGTGAAATGTAAAGATCCCGTTCACTCCAATGAATACTGGCCTGCCTTGCTTGAAAAAGCATATGCCAA AGTTTGCGGGTCCTACGCAGACATGCAGTTTGGCGCTGTCTCTGAAGCCCTGATGGACTTTACTGGTGGGGTGTATGTGACACTAAACCTTCAAAATGGGGATCCTCAAAAAGTATGGGAGCTGATCTATAATGCCAACAAAGCCAACTCTATGATGGGTTGTGGTACACCTGGACGG GGGGATAAAAACCAAGTTCTGCCCAATGGCCTTGTAGAGGGTCATGCCTACACTGTGACTGGGGTCGCCAAG gtAATAAGCCAGAACAAACCGGTTGATCTGGTAAGGCTCTTTAATCCTTGGGGATCAGAGGAATGGCGTGGAGACTGGAGTGACAT CTCACCATTATGGAGTACAGTAAATGAAAAAGAGAATTACAGGAAGGTTGCTGAAGATGGAGAGTTCTg GATGTCTGGGGAGGATTTCTGCAAAACCTTTTGTCAGCTGGATATCTGCAGTGTCTCCCCTGCTTTCCTGGATGGCTCCTCTGAAAATCATTGGACCTACAAATCCTTTGATGGCTCCTGGCTTGCTGGCAGCACAGCTGGTGGGCGCATGGAGTTGAAAG ACACTTTCTGGAGAAACCCCAAGTTCCAGGTCACAATTAAGTCCTGTGATAAAAACTGTGGACCAAACGTACTTCTGTCTCTCATGCAAAAACCTGATAAGAGGAACAGACGTCTTACCAGAAAACTGTTCATTGGTTTCAGTATTTTCAAG TTGCCAGATGAG AAGGAAAATTTAGGCGACAAGTCACCAGTCTCTTTGTTCAATGACAAAACTTTAGTTGCTTGCACCTCAACATTGTACGATTGCCGTGAAGTGATGAATAACTGCAGACTAGAAGCAGGAGAGTACCTCATTGTGCCATACACCTATAATGCCAATCAAACTGCCTCCTTTCTTCTGAGCGTCTGGTCAAAGACAGAAACCCACATAAA tgaaaCCTTCACCAGGGCCTTTGCTCAG AGGCAATTCAGCTGTGATGACAACCAGAAAGTTCCAGTGTTTGGCCAAGCATCCAATCAG TTTAAAGAAATCAACGCAGAGCAGCTTCAGAAAATTCTAAATGAAAGAACTGGTGTGACTCAAG AAGATGCACAAAGCTCTGAAGGCTTCAGCACCGATGCGTGCCAGAGCATAATCGCAATGATGGAT CACTCCGTTACTGGAACCCTGAATACAGAAGAATTTCAGAAACTGTTGGATAAAGTAGATTTTTACAAG GATCTTTTTAAGCGCATGGACGGCAACAAAAACGCCATTTTGTCTCTGAGAGAACTTCGACATGCAATGGAGGGTACAg GCTATCATGTTAGTGACCACTTGCTAAAACTTATAAATCTGCGCTATGGTGACTACAGTGGAAAAATCACTCTGCAGAGGTTCATCCATCTGGCTCTGCGTCTCAGATGcatgtcca AAATATTTCAAACACTTGGTAAGGGACATTCTATGCAGCTTAAGGAACATGAG TGGATGTACCTCACTATGTACTCCTAA